A genomic segment from Methanoplanus limicola DSM 2279 encodes:
- a CDS encoding tetratricopeptide repeat protein, which translates to MKVKTLLIIIAVIAFACIVIPPAVSENTDLRSGIGNSLAGNLIEQKKYDLAVMTTDWVLEADSSNLEARELKVDALSGLEEYELASEMQKYIIADKGASTDKSDLYKLAELDLKSGNLAECVEAYEVIVSMYDLPSADAVTSGADGVSCSYYEKGSVLLKLQRYDEAIACYNSVIEANPSDSKAWIGLGDAYLFKSLYDQGQLKDMYKELGKIPSERDSSVKRMDISSFESHRKAVEAYQKAVEIDPLVYPAVAAKIMGSYEKTVSSYQDILENL; encoded by the coding sequence ATGAAAGTCAAGACCCTTTTAATTATCATTGCCGTAATTGCGTTTGCATGCATTGTAATTCCTCCCGCAGTCTCTGAAAATACTGACCTTAGATCAGGTATCGGGAATTCGCTGGCCGGAAATCTGATTGAGCAGAAGAAGTATGACCTTGCGGTTATGACAACAGACTGGGTTTTGGAAGCTGATTCTTCAAATCTTGAGGCGCGTGAGCTGAAGGTTGACGCACTCTCCGGTCTTGAAGAGTATGAACTGGCATCAGAGATGCAGAAATATATTATTGCAGACAAGGGTGCCTCAACAGATAAGAGTGATCTGTACAAACTTGCTGAATTAGATTTAAAGTCAGGGAACCTCGCTGAATGTGTGGAGGCCTATGAGGTGATCGTTTCCATGTATGATCTCCCGTCTGCGGATGCGGTTACATCCGGGGCGGATGGGGTATCCTGTTCATATTATGAAAAAGGTTCCGTGCTTTTAAAACTTCAGAGATATGATGAGGCGATTGCCTGTTATAACTCAGTAATTGAGGCAAATCCTTCAGATTCAAAGGCCTGGATCGGTCTTGGGGACGCCTATCTGTTCAAGTCCCTATATGATCAGGGACAGCTTAAGGATATGTACAAAGAACTTGGAAAAATACCTTCAGAGAGGGATTCTTCTGTTAAGAGAATGGATATATCATCGTTTGAGTCACACAGAAAGGCGGTAGAGGCATACCAGAAGGCTGTTGAGATCGATCCCCTTGTATATCCGGCGGTCGCAGCCAAAATTATGGGCAGTTATGAAAAGACCGTCAGCAGTTACCAGGACATCCTGGAAAATCTCTGA
- a CDS encoding SLC13 family permease: MKKRLGRYLGIIVFILILIFPVDPAVFPVLAKYVAAATTLMVIWWVTEAIPIQATALIPIVLFPLLGVLTAAEACAPYADKIIFLFMGGFIIAMSMQRWGLHERIALHIISKVGSSPRMLVLGFMIATGFLSMWISNTATAMMMVPIAIAIIATILPKSDLNLDEMSETQRDFSECLVISIAYAATIGGLATIIGTPPNGIFVAQLDAIFPDSPSIDFFTWMKFALPMTCVLMPLAWLWLVYGPYRNMPDKISSGKDVIQDKLKGLGEMSRGEKWTLVIFVSTAIAWIMRTEKHIGDIVIPGISTYLPFVDDSTIAIAGAIMLFLLPVDREEGIYTMNWEWAKKIPWGILILFGGGICLSKAFIKSGLAGVIMEHMTFLHGLHIIIAILIVGIIVSLLTEVTSNTAMASVMMPIMAVTSVSMGVHPYYLMLTAAFACSMAFMLPVATPPNAVAYGSGYVTMRDMMRTGWILNMIGIFVVALFMLTVITWVLGLTPDVPVWALEPVTGV; this comes from the coding sequence ATGAAAAAGAGATTGGGCCGGTATCTCGGGATAATAGTTTTTATTCTTATACTTATATTTCCTGTCGACCCTGCTGTCTTTCCTGTACTGGCGAAATATGTCGCTGCTGCCACAACACTCATGGTGATCTGGTGGGTGACTGAGGCAATACCTATTCAGGCGACTGCCCTTATTCCTATAGTGCTTTTCCCTCTTCTTGGTGTTCTAACCGCCGCTGAGGCCTGTGCACCTTATGCTGACAAGATAATTTTTCTCTTTATGGGTGGTTTTATCATTGCGATGTCAATGCAGAGATGGGGTCTTCACGAACGGATTGCCCTGCATATAATAAGTAAGGTGGGCAGTTCACCCAGGATGCTTGTTCTTGGTTTTATGATCGCAACCGGTTTTTTATCAATGTGGATCTCAAATACTGCGACTGCGATGATGATGGTGCCGATTGCGATTGCAATTATTGCAACCATATTACCAAAATCTGATTTAAACCTTGATGAGATGAGCGAGACGCAGCGTGATTTTTCAGAATGCCTCGTGATCTCAATTGCATATGCTGCAACCATAGGTGGTCTGGCAACCATAATTGGAACACCTCCAAACGGTATATTTGTCGCACAGCTCGATGCAATATTCCCCGATTCACCCTCTATTGATTTCTTTACATGGATGAAGTTTGCACTTCCGATGACATGTGTGCTTATGCCTCTGGCATGGCTGTGGCTCGTATATGGGCCTTATAGGAATATGCCGGATAAAATTTCGTCCGGAAAAGACGTCATTCAGGATAAGTTAAAGGGTCTTGGTGAGATGAGCAGAGGTGAAAAATGGACGCTTGTCATCTTTGTCTCCACTGCCATTGCCTGGATTATGAGAACTGAGAAGCATATCGGGGATATTGTGATTCCGGGTATAAGCACATATCTTCCATTTGTCGATGATTCCACAATAGCTATAGCCGGTGCAATAATGCTCTTCCTCCTGCCTGTTGACCGGGAAGAAGGAATATATACGATGAACTGGGAATGGGCAAAGAAAATTCCCTGGGGCATTCTTATTCTGTTTGGCGGTGGTATATGCCTCTCAAAGGCCTTTATTAAGAGCGGGCTTGCAGGTGTAATTATGGAGCATATGACATTCCTTCACGGACTGCATATAATAATTGCAATTCTGATTGTTGGCATAATAGTTTCACTCCTGACTGAGGTTACATCAAATACTGCAATGGCGTCGGTTATGATGCCTATTATGGCGGTCACTTCAGTAAGTATGGGTGTTCATCCTTACTATCTCATGCTTACGGCGGCATTTGCATGTTCAATGGCGTTTATGCTGCCCGTTGCAACCCCTCCGAATGCTGTTGCCTATGGTTCAGGTTATGTGACAATGCGTGATATGATGAGAACCGGATGGATACTGAATATGATTGGAATTTTTGTTGTTGCACTCTTTATGCTCACTGTGATTACGTGGGTGCTTGGACTCACTCCGGATGTTCCTGTATGGGCGCTTGAACCCGTGACAGGTGTCTGA
- a CDS encoding MBL fold metallo-hydrolase — protein sequence MNRYSFVSQVSEGPKSLKTAAEIITELNGNINRIHYDRHIDPNTAFFEVTCTEDEYGQIRIKLSEIGYLRTSIKSPPYLCFDVKLPHRSGALLEFLEYTNSERAMIGSIDFDDSGSIPDRVTVSMNLEDTERTEILLNKLKAIYPIEILDYNDTGDELDRTVFYVRFAHKIRQYLTDDSDELLLDFIKDINHNVQELKKHGEDPDKVFEYYLRCGEYLNSTTGPGFYADVQEIEIDRDVTLFCFQLPAGGSIFLFDTPEEIVMIDTGYGIYAGDVRKMFEYYGLDLRNKLKYIITTHADADHCGAGGAYDVPAYMHPATMKIIECGNRAWGSKNEDWVLERIYTTMIALFSGWNPPEKKNIVLYPEGSDKKRSVFDIISVIEIGGIKFEVLVGKGGHQYGQLIIYSDEKGIIFTADTLMNFSSLSEERKRYNSIADFLITSVNVDSDLAKIERKAISEIAADYFKRTDERCIICGGHGAVSYPDENGKLKIYGETEHYTHNI from the coding sequence TTGAACCGGTACTCCTTTGTATCCCAGGTCAGTGAAGGACCAAAATCGCTGAAAACAGCAGCAGAGATCATAACCGAACTTAACGGTAATATAAACAGAATCCACTACGACCGGCATATTGATCCAAATACCGCTTTTTTTGAAGTTACATGCACCGAAGATGAATATGGACAGATTAGAATAAAACTATCTGAGATAGGTTACCTCAGGACATCGATAAAAAGCCCGCCTTATCTGTGTTTTGATGTAAAACTTCCGCACAGAAGCGGAGCGCTGCTCGAATTTCTGGAATATACCAATAGTGAGAGAGCGATGATTGGATCTATTGACTTTGATGACTCGGGGAGCATTCCTGACAGGGTAACTGTCAGCATGAATCTTGAGGATACAGAGAGGACAGAGATTCTCCTGAATAAACTTAAGGCCATATATCCGATTGAGATTCTTGATTATAATGATACAGGCGATGAACTGGACAGAACTGTCTTTTATGTCAGATTTGCACATAAAATCAGACAATATCTTACAGATGATTCAGACGAACTCCTGTTAGATTTTATTAAAGATATAAATCACAATGTCCAGGAGCTGAAAAAACACGGTGAAGATCCGGACAAAGTCTTTGAATATTATCTCAGATGTGGTGAGTATCTAAACTCAACCACAGGACCGGGATTTTATGCAGATGTACAGGAGATTGAGATCGACAGAGATGTCACCCTCTTCTGCTTCCAGCTTCCGGCAGGTGGCAGCATATTCCTCTTTGACACTCCGGAAGAGATTGTCATGATAGATACCGGTTACGGAATATATGCCGGAGATGTCAGGAAGATGTTTGAATATTATGGTCTGGACCTCCGGAATAAACTGAAATATATCATCACAACCCATGCTGATGCAGATCACTGCGGTGCAGGAGGTGCTTATGATGTGCCGGCATATATGCACCCTGCAACGATGAAAATAATTGAATGCGGCAACAGAGCATGGGGATCAAAGAATGAAGACTGGGTGCTTGAAAGAATCTACACTACGATGATTGCACTCTTCTCAGGATGGAACCCTCCTGAGAAGAAGAATATTGTACTATATCCGGAAGGTTCAGACAAAAAGAGATCTGTCTTTGATATTATTTCAGTTATTGAAATAGGCGGCATTAAATTTGAAGTTCTTGTGGGCAAAGGAGGGCATCAGTACGGCCAGCTGATAATATATTCAGATGAAAAAGGAATAATCTTCACCGCCGACACACTCATGAACTTCTCAAGTTTATCAGAAGAGAGAAAGAGATACAATTCAATTGCCGATTTCCTGATAACATCGGTCAATGTTGACAGTGACCTCGCAAAAATAGAGAGAAAGGCAATCTCTGAGATAGCCGCTGATTACTTCAAGAGAACAGATGAGAGATGCATCATATGCGGAGGTCACGGCGCAGTATCATATCCGGATGAAAACGGGAAACTGAAGATATACGGAGAAACAGAGCACTATACACATAATATATAG
- a CDS encoding class I SAM-dependent methyltransferase, producing MNFEEIVNISQGPLAIMNPVDPENILKLCELAGISEDSSVIDAGCGNGTVITSISAAFGARCSGIDIREEGCLNAVSAVKEAGLEELINIYFADASEYTPEPDEDYDLAISLGSSQIWGGIEETVSGLKNIIKKDGKIIIGERYWRCSTLSPEFSREWPEILTEYEILQICRENGYEIHAVIHSAEREWDRYESAIWANCLKWLSDNPGHPQADDVKNYFSRIQEEYFAYAREYIGWAMYLLTPSEKYQ from the coding sequence ATGAATTTTGAAGAAATCGTAAATATATCACAGGGCCCGCTTGCAATAATGAACCCTGTAGATCCAGAAAATATACTGAAATTGTGCGAACTTGCAGGCATATCAGAAGATTCCTCTGTAATTGACGCAGGGTGCGGGAATGGTACAGTAATTACATCAATATCAGCCGCATTCGGTGCCCGGTGCTCAGGCATAGATATCCGTGAGGAAGGATGTTTAAATGCTGTTTCAGCCGTTAAAGAAGCAGGTCTGGAAGAACTTATAAACATCTACTTTGCAGATGCATCGGAATACACACCCGAACCGGACGAGGATTATGACCTTGCAATATCCCTTGGCAGTTCACAGATCTGGGGCGGTATCGAAGAGACAGTCTCAGGGCTTAAAAATATCATCAAAAAAGACGGAAAAATAATAATCGGTGAGAGGTACTGGAGATGCAGCACTCTCTCTCCGGAATTCTCAAGAGAATGGCCGGAAATACTTACCGAGTACGAAATTCTTCAGATATGCAGAGAAAACGGATATGAAATACATGCTGTGATTCATTCAGCGGAGAGGGAATGGGACCGTTATGAATCAGCCATATGGGCCAACTGCCTGAAATGGCTTTCAGATAACCCCGGACATCCTCAGGCTGATGATGTAAAAAATTATTTCAGCAGAATCCAGGAGGAGTATTTTGCATATGCACGTGAATATATCGGTTGGGCCATGTACCTCCTGACTCCGTCAGAAAAATATCAATAA